A genome region from Labilibaculum antarcticum includes the following:
- a CDS encoding alpha-1,3-galactosidase-related protein translates to MKRNRTIVSVLSLLAVILCVSWVNRAEEGEKVLFTNSISEDATPAVLARIMQAKENSISEIKFEKGTYHFYPDKGQEEFCHISNHCDVMVSTAFPIRDFKNLTIDGQGSTFIFHGIMIPFLIDQSKNITVKNLSVDWHEPFYSEGLIIANDEVKKTFDMQISEAYPYEIRNDQIYFIKEYYEHSLGQTILFDPARKAIAYNTEAYTNLTTVKKASVSRYTENIKYKYEVDLRSPEYKNLGRENRLFVEELKPGVVRIHNHGKKMPQVGMILTAKGEQGFNRVAPAFRVTHTYGFNANNVTVHHAGGMGLIAENSADLILDHFNVTPSNGRMVSTTADATHFVGCRGKVELKNCILTNQLDDASNIHGTYQKIVDVLDDYRIGVRMGHSQQQGFQIGIPKDTLGLVRLSNSFFPYNHLTIKSTEYINGRYQIITLNEKLPVEVQVGDLIENLTAYPELLVENCIISGNRARGLLLSTPKKTVIRNNFFSTEMEALLIPVESGHWYESGNGANIKITGNVFQDCNHSGLNRGIIRFETDDDNENIAFNNIEITNNKINHFDNLILEISNTNNLIFKNNTIVNSGTFPMLYPENPAIKVKSSKNIVFEDNTYSGDAELILASDESIPNLKFH, encoded by the coding sequence ATGAAAAGAAACAGAACAATTGTTAGCGTACTCTCATTACTTGCAGTAATACTTTGTGTGAGTTGGGTGAATCGTGCAGAAGAAGGAGAAAAGGTGTTATTCACCAACAGCATAAGTGAGGATGCAACTCCTGCTGTGTTGGCAAGAATTATGCAGGCGAAGGAGAATTCAATTTCGGAAATCAAATTTGAAAAAGGAACCTATCATTTTTATCCTGATAAAGGACAAGAAGAATTTTGTCACATATCCAATCATTGCGATGTGATGGTAAGTACAGCTTTCCCAATTCGCGATTTTAAAAATTTGACTATCGATGGACAAGGCTCAACTTTCATCTTTCATGGAATCATGATTCCTTTTTTAATTGATCAAAGTAAAAATATTACGGTGAAGAATTTGTCTGTTGATTGGCACGAGCCTTTTTACAGTGAAGGATTAATTATTGCGAATGATGAGGTGAAGAAAACTTTCGATATGCAGATATCTGAAGCATATCCTTATGAGATTCGTAACGATCAGATTTATTTCATTAAAGAATATTACGAGCATAGTTTAGGACAAACCATCCTTTTCGATCCTGCAAGAAAAGCAATTGCCTACAATACCGAGGCATATACCAATTTAACTACAGTAAAGAAAGCAAGCGTATCCCGGTATACCGAAAATATTAAATACAAATACGAAGTTGATTTAAGAAGTCCGGAGTATAAAAATTTAGGACGTGAAAATCGCTTGTTTGTTGAGGAATTGAAGCCTGGAGTCGTTCGTATTCATAATCATGGCAAGAAAATGCCACAAGTGGGAATGATCTTAACAGCAAAGGGAGAACAAGGTTTTAATCGTGTTGCTCCGGCATTCAGAGTCACTCATACTTATGGTTTTAATGCTAATAATGTAACTGTCCATCATGCAGGAGGAATGGGATTAATTGCTGAAAATTCGGCTGATTTAATTCTTGACCATTTTAATGTGACACCGTCAAATGGACGTATGGTTTCGACAACAGCTGATGCCACACACTTTGTAGGTTGCAGAGGAAAAGTGGAGCTTAAGAATTGTATTCTTACCAATCAGTTGGATGATGCTTCGAACATTCATGGAACTTACCAAAAAATTGTAGATGTATTGGATGACTATCGTATTGGTGTACGCATGGGGCATTCACAGCAACAAGGATTTCAAATTGGTATACCTAAGGACACATTGGGTTTAGTACGATTGAGTAATTCGTTTTTCCCATACAATCATCTTACCATCAAAAGCACAGAGTATATAAATGGAAGGTATCAGATTATTACTTTAAATGAAAAACTTCCAGTAGAAGTTCAAGTAGGTGATTTAATTGAGAATTTGACCGCTTACCCTGAATTGTTGGTTGAAAATTGCATCATCAGCGGAAACAGAGCTCGAGGATTGTTGCTGTCTACACCAAAGAAAACAGTAATTAGAAACAACTTTTTTAGTACGGAAATGGAAGCCCTTCTTATTCCGGTTGAAAGTGGCCATTGGTACGAATCGGGTAACGGTGCCAATATAAAGATTACTGGTAATGTATTTCAAGATTGTAATCATAGTGGATTAAATCGAGGTATTATCCGCTTCGAGACCGATGATGATAATGAAAATATTGCATTTAATAACATCGAAATCACAAATAACAAAATCAATCATTTCGACAATTTGATTCTCGAAATTTCAAATACAAACAACCTGATATTCAAAAACAATACAATTGTTAATTCAGGAACATTCCCTATGCTTTATCCCGAAAATCCGGCGATTAAAGTAAAATCCTCTAAGAACATTGTTTTTGAAGACAATACCTACTCGGGTGATGCGGAATT
- a CDS encoding glycoside hydrolase family 2 TIM barrel-domain containing protein — protein MKQAIFLVVLLSGIVFLGSCEQKQEEKIRINADWKFKLVDESSISEDQFHLSDYNDLAWEDVSLPHTAHLEPLVVNDQWQGTCWYRKNFTVLETDEDKKIILELEAAMSHSKIWLNGVLLTVHQGGYLPVVINVTKYVKKGAENILAIRLNNTDNPITGPKPLKKLDFNMYGGLYRNAWLIFKNKIHISHPVLANRVAGGGVFVTFPKVSEKESVLKVKTHVVNESKEDRNIELLHSIFYAGELVTKLRTKSFHLKSNGEHEFVKEISMPNAKLWSPKNPNLYKIETCVIADGEVLDKEMTRVGIREFAFESNELYINGKKTFLRGVNRHQEYPFIGYALSDNAQYRDAKKIKDAGFDYIRLSHYPQSPSFMDACDELGIVVIDAILGWQYYLDNDLFREYCYRSSAELIRRDRNHPCVLAWEVSLNETAMPIFFMEELDRIVHAEYPSENTYSCGWMDDVYDIFLQARQHRIIHEYEVQTKPYVVSEYGDWEYYSSNAGLNQDKLSKNKRFEASSRQLRAYGEKRLLQQAKNIQESHNDNFNTTAFADGYWVMYDYNRGYHDDIEASGIMDIYRLPKLSYGFYQSQKDTDEEVVLEIATYWNEKSPLDVSVFSNCDRVKLFLNDSLIAEQKPDDNNISNNLAHAPFTFKVDRFKAGMLKAVGILDDQQSIEKVVRTPEKATKLKLWLDESGKAPQAGCKDALFLYIAAVDDNGTVIPDYSEVVNLTTESDVSIMNVGEISAEAGIATALIKIGDSKGKISFSANSGQLSLEVFEFTVH, from the coding sequence ATGAAACAAGCTATATTTTTAGTGGTGTTGTTATCAGGGATCGTATTTCTTGGATCGTGTGAGCAAAAACAAGAAGAGAAAATCAGGATAAATGCGGATTGGAAGTTTAAATTAGTTGATGAGTCGAGTATTTCGGAGGATCAATTTCATCTTTCAGACTACAATGATTTGGCATGGGAAGACGTTAGTTTGCCACATACAGCTCACTTAGAGCCATTGGTGGTTAATGATCAATGGCAAGGAACATGCTGGTATCGTAAAAACTTTACTGTTTTGGAAACCGATGAAGACAAAAAGATAATTCTTGAGTTGGAAGCCGCAATGAGTCATTCTAAAATTTGGTTGAATGGAGTGCTTCTGACAGTGCATCAGGGAGGCTATTTGCCTGTAGTAATTAATGTTACTAAATATGTAAAAAAAGGAGCGGAAAACATTCTGGCTATCCGCTTAAACAATACCGATAATCCGATTACAGGTCCTAAACCACTAAAGAAGTTGGACTTTAATATGTATGGAGGTTTGTACCGAAATGCGTGGCTGATTTTTAAAAATAAAATTCATATTTCTCACCCAGTCCTGGCCAATAGAGTTGCAGGTGGTGGCGTTTTCGTTACTTTTCCAAAAGTGTCTGAAAAAGAATCTGTACTTAAGGTAAAGACGCATGTTGTTAATGAAAGTAAGGAAGATCGAAATATTGAGTTACTTCATTCCATATTTTATGCTGGCGAATTAGTAACAAAGCTGAGAACGAAATCTTTTCATCTTAAATCGAATGGAGAACATGAGTTTGTGAAAGAAATTTCCATGCCAAATGCGAAATTGTGGTCGCCCAAAAATCCAAACTTATACAAAATTGAAACTTGTGTAATAGCTGATGGTGAAGTGCTCGATAAGGAGATGACTCGGGTTGGAATTAGAGAGTTTGCTTTTGAAAGCAATGAACTGTATATCAACGGCAAAAAAACATTTTTGAGAGGAGTTAACCGGCATCAGGAATATCCGTTTATTGGGTATGCCTTATCAGACAATGCACAGTATCGTGATGCTAAAAAAATTAAGGATGCTGGTTTCGATTACATCCGACTATCTCATTATCCGCAATCGCCTTCTTTTATGGATGCCTGTGATGAATTAGGAATTGTTGTGATTGATGCTATTCTTGGCTGGCAGTATTATTTGGACAACGATCTATTTAGAGAGTATTGTTATCGTTCATCGGCTGAATTAATTCGCCGTGACCGTAACCATCCTTGTGTTTTGGCTTGGGAAGTGTCTTTAAATGAAACGGCAATGCCAATTTTCTTTATGGAGGAATTGGATAGAATTGTTCATGCTGAATATCCTAGTGAAAACACATACTCTTGTGGTTGGATGGACGATGTCTATGATATTTTTCTACAAGCACGTCAACATAGAATAATTCATGAATATGAAGTTCAAACTAAACCATATGTGGTTTCGGAGTATGGCGATTGGGAATATTACTCTAGTAATGCAGGTTTGAACCAAGATAAATTATCTAAAAATAAGAGATTCGAAGCGAGCAGTAGACAGCTTCGTGCTTATGGGGAGAAAAGATTGCTACAACAAGCAAAAAACATACAGGAATCTCATAACGATAATTTTAATACAACAGCTTTCGCTGATGGATATTGGGTTATGTACGATTACAATCGAGGATATCATGATGATATTGAAGCTTCGGGTATTATGGATATTTATCGACTGCCTAAATTAAGCTACGGATTTTACCAAAGTCAAAAAGATACAGATGAGGAAGTCGTTTTGGAAATTGCGACTTATTGGAATGAAAAATCTCCTTTGGATGTGAGTGTATTTAGTAATTGTGATCGGGTGAAATTGTTTTTGAATGACAGTTTAATTGCCGAACAAAAACCTGATGACAATAACATTTCCAATAATTTAGCTCATGCTCCATTTACATTTAAAGTGGACAGGTTTAAAGCAGGAATGCTTAAGGCAGTTGGGATATTAGATGACCAGCAAAGCATTGAAAAAGTTGTTAGGACTCCTGAGAAAGCTACAAAATTAAAGCTGTGGCTCGATGAAAGCGGAAAGGCACCGCAAGCCGGATGCAAGGATGCACTGTTCTTATATATTGCCGCTGTGGATGACAATGGAACTGTGATTCCTGATTATTCTGAAGTTGTTAATCTAACAACAGAGAGTGATGTTTCAATAATGAATGTAGGCGAAATTAGTGCAGAAGCAGGTATTGCAACAGCTTTAATTAAAATAGGTGATTCTAAAGGGAAAATATCCTTCTCAGCAAACTCGGGTCAATTGAGCTTAGAGGTTTTTGAGTTCACGGTACACTAA
- a CDS encoding sulfatase family protein, which yields MNKVLLACLFSLTLISAKAQEKPNIIWLMAEDMSLDLECYGMPAVKTPNLNKMAEQGVRFDNCFVTNPICSPSRSSMMVGTHQLKINAQNHRSNRDVPLNQNYKPFTSLLRDAGYTCILGNHAVMKKGRKIDVNFKHEAIGEWNGKTKFGLFDKYDNFEKEDEPFFAQIQLVASHRGDWWTEVRNNSTHPVNPDSVVMPAFMADHPVIRLDWAKYLDQIEFLDNEIGLIFKELEDKGIAKNTIVIFIGDNGRCNIRGKGYLQDPGLRIPFIVYSPNELAGGKIRKDVVASTDITATVLDFAGIETPDYMTGKPVFHPEFNREYVYAARDLWDEVQEKIRAITSDEWKYIRNDKPEIPYDAHQAYLEFYRPAVHIMRTLKEEGKLTPAQAFFFADSKPKEELYNLKNDPQELNNLAENPKYQKVLEKMRKETLELDTLNEPVSDVFHPVYPGAVDVLEWVKKEKPELYQQMIDGVEIGFHTVTGEYKKSKKK from the coding sequence ATGAATAAAGTATTGTTGGCGTGTTTGTTTTCTCTCACATTAATTAGTGCTAAGGCGCAGGAAAAACCGAATATTATTTGGTTGATGGCCGAAGATATGAGTTTGGATTTGGAGTGTTACGGCATGCCAGCAGTAAAAACACCGAACTTGAATAAAATGGCGGAGCAAGGAGTCCGATTTGACAATTGTTTTGTCACCAATCCAATTTGTTCTCCGAGTCGATCGTCTATGATGGTTGGTACGCATCAGTTAAAAATTAATGCTCAAAATCACAGAAGTAATAGGGATGTGCCATTGAATCAAAATTACAAACCATTCACCTCTTTACTACGAGACGCTGGTTATACTTGTATTTTAGGGAATCATGCTGTAATGAAAAAGGGGCGCAAAATTGATGTGAACTTTAAACATGAAGCTATAGGCGAATGGAATGGTAAAACCAAATTCGGTCTATTCGATAAGTATGATAATTTCGAAAAAGAAGATGAACCATTTTTTGCTCAAATACAATTGGTGGCAAGTCATCGAGGTGATTGGTGGACTGAAGTACGAAACAATTCTACACACCCGGTTAATCCTGATTCGGTAGTGATGCCTGCATTTATGGCCGATCATCCAGTGATTCGATTAGATTGGGCGAAGTATTTGGATCAAATTGAATTTCTGGATAACGAAATTGGTTTGATATTCAAAGAATTGGAAGATAAGGGAATTGCCAAAAACACCATCGTTATTTTTATTGGAGACAATGGTCGATGCAATATCCGCGGAAAAGGATATTTACAGGATCCTGGTTTACGAATTCCTTTTATCGTGTATTCTCCAAATGAATTGGCAGGTGGGAAAATAAGAAAAGATGTTGTTGCATCAACAGATATTACAGCTACAGTGCTTGATTTTGCAGGGATTGAAACTCCTGATTATATGACTGGAAAGCCAGTCTTCCATCCGGAATTTAATAGAGAATACGTTTATGCTGCCCGAGATTTATGGGACGAAGTTCAGGAAAAAATTCGCGCGATAACTTCGGACGAATGGAAATATATTCGAAACGATAAACCTGAGATTCCTTACGATGCTCATCAGGCATATCTGGAATTTTACCGACCAGCAGTTCATATTATGAGAACTTTAAAGGAAGAAGGAAAGCTGACTCCTGCTCAGGCATTCTTTTTTGCAGACTCTAAGCCCAAAGAGGAGTTATACAATTTAAAAAATGATCCACAGGAGTTGAATAATCTGGCAGAGAATCCTAAGTATCAAAAGGTGCTTGAGAAAATGAGAAAGGAAACTCTGGAGTTGGATACTCTAAACGAGCCGGTAAGTGATGTTTTTCATCCTGTTTATCCTGGAGCTGTTGATGTATTGGAGTGGGTGAAAAAAGAAAAGCCTGAATTGTATCAACAAATGATAGATGGAGTTGAAATAGGTTTTCATACTGTAACGGGTGAATACAAAAAGTCCAAGAAGAAGTAA
- a CDS encoding sulfatase produces the protein MIKQVIIAFILLASLHVAAKDKPNVVVFFVDDLGWADVGYINPEFETPNIDQLKQEGVNFERAYITTPTCSPSRASLLTGKESIRLEMPRHITEEDKFGRNSKKYNYWKNDPVQMPSINWLPLEEVTYAERLKELGYYNLFIGKWHLGHEPYHPIHQGFDEQYGTSNFGHPKGYYQPFFKENNPLEDIPDDQYLTDVLTDKAEDFIKNYDKKQPFSLTMWHYGVHGPQVGRKDLIAQYKAKGWEDRYAEYGAMVTAVDESLGRIRKALEEKGLADNTVILFTSDQGGYFTNFPLRGKKNGGNTLGEGGARVPFVLYYPGVTKANTTCETPIQTLDVYPTLVEIASGKKCAEKQIQGKSLLPLLKGEEFKERNLYFFRSYEDQYAAIISGDWKLIKYHSGLLQLYNVKEDKGEVNNLIFVKTAIAKNLAKELSAWEQEAVPNKESYYTN, from the coding sequence ATGATAAAACAGGTAATTATAGCATTTATTTTATTGGCAAGTTTGCACGTAGCAGCAAAGGATAAACCAAATGTAGTTGTGTTTTTTGTAGATGATTTAGGATGGGCAGATGTTGGATATATAAATCCGGAATTTGAAACGCCTAATATCGATCAGCTAAAACAAGAAGGTGTAAATTTTGAAAGAGCATATATTACAACGCCTACTTGTAGTCCAAGTCGTGCGTCTCTGTTAACTGGGAAAGAGTCCATTCGCTTAGAAATGCCTCGACACATTACCGAAGAGGACAAATTTGGAAGGAATTCTAAGAAATACAATTATTGGAAAAATGATCCTGTTCAAATGCCTTCTATCAACTGGTTACCATTGGAGGAAGTTACTTACGCTGAACGTTTAAAAGAGCTGGGTTACTACAACCTGTTTATTGGGAAATGGCATTTAGGTCACGAACCCTATCATCCAATTCACCAAGGATTCGATGAACAATATGGAACCAGTAATTTTGGACATCCTAAAGGTTACTATCAGCCTTTTTTTAAAGAAAATAATCCTTTGGAGGATATTCCTGACGATCAGTATTTAACGGATGTTTTAACAGATAAGGCGGAAGATTTTATTAAGAATTACGATAAGAAACAACCATTTAGTTTAACTATGTGGCACTATGGTGTTCATGGGCCTCAGGTAGGTCGAAAAGATTTAATTGCTCAGTACAAAGCCAAAGGCTGGGAAGATAGATATGCTGAATATGGCGCGATGGTTACTGCTGTGGATGAGTCATTGGGAAGAATTCGAAAAGCTTTAGAGGAAAAAGGCCTTGCCGATAATACGGTGATCTTATTTACATCTGATCAAGGAGGTTATTTCACGAATTTCCCGCTTAGAGGGAAAAAGAATGGTGGAAATACGCTTGGAGAAGGTGGCGCCCGCGTACCTTTTGTCTTGTATTATCCTGGCGTTACCAAGGCGAATACTACGTGCGAAACTCCTATTCAGACTCTCGATGTGTATCCAACTTTAGTTGAAATAGCATCAGGAAAGAAATGTGCCGAGAAACAAATACAAGGGAAAAGTCTGCTTCCTCTTCTAAAAGGAGAAGAATTTAAAGAACGTAATCTATATTTTTTCCGCTCTTACGAAGATCAATATGCAGCAATCATTTCCGGTGATTGGAAATTAATTAAATACCATAGCGGATTATTGCAACTGTATAACGTTAAGGAGGATAAGGGAGAAGTTAACAACTTGATTTTTGTGAAAACGGCCATTGCTAAAAACTTGGCAAAAGAGTTAAGTGCTTGGGAACAGGAAGCTGTACCCAATAAGGAATCATACTATACTAATTAA